One part of the Prochlorococcus marinus str. MIT 9313 genome encodes these proteins:
- a CDS encoding pyridoxal-phosphate-dependent aminotransferase family protein, with protein MATTQTLPQVDQSHKTVLEPIATPSRLLFGPGPSNADPKVLQALARSPIGHLDPLYLELMGEVQELLRYTWQTDNRFTLPMSGTGSAAMEATLANTVEPGDTVLVAVNGYFGNRLADMAARYRANVQLIEKPWGEAFSLAELEAALSEHRPAILALVHAETSTGVCQPMDGVGDLCHKHDCLLLLDTVTSLGAVPVFLDQWKVDLSYSCSQKGLSCPPGLGPFTMGPRAEEKLVARSSKVPNWYLDVSLLNQYWGSDRVYHHTAPVNMNFGMREALRLLADEGLENAWDRHRCNAEVLWAGLESLGLELHVPEALRLPTLTTVCIPNGVDGNAFRLHLLNEHGIEIGGGLGSLAGKIWRIGLMGYNSTPKNVELLLNLFESELPRFRENVAVAA; from the coding sequence TTGGCGACGACGCAAACCCTTCCCCAGGTTGACCAATCTCATAAGACGGTTCTCGAACCGATTGCCACGCCTAGCCGCTTGCTATTTGGGCCTGGACCCTCAAATGCCGATCCCAAGGTGCTTCAGGCACTTGCGCGCTCTCCGATTGGCCATCTTGATCCCCTTTATCTGGAATTGATGGGTGAGGTTCAGGAGTTGCTCCGCTACACCTGGCAGACCGACAACCGTTTCACACTGCCGATGAGCGGTACTGGTAGTGCCGCCATGGAGGCGACCTTGGCCAATACCGTTGAACCTGGTGACACGGTATTGGTTGCTGTAAACGGTTATTTCGGCAATCGCCTTGCCGATATGGCTGCTCGCTATCGAGCCAATGTTCAGTTGATTGAAAAACCCTGGGGAGAAGCCTTTTCCCTTGCAGAGCTAGAAGCAGCTTTGAGCGAGCATCGTCCAGCAATTCTGGCTCTAGTGCATGCAGAAACATCCACTGGCGTTTGTCAGCCAATGGATGGGGTCGGCGATCTTTGCCATAAGCACGATTGCCTCTTACTGCTTGATACGGTCACCTCCTTAGGCGCTGTACCGGTTTTTCTGGATCAATGGAAGGTTGATCTGTCTTACAGCTGCAGCCAGAAGGGGCTCAGCTGCCCTCCTGGTCTTGGCCCTTTCACCATGGGACCCCGCGCCGAAGAGAAGCTTGTGGCCCGTAGTAGCAAGGTGCCCAATTGGTATCTAGACGTGTCGCTGCTGAATCAGTATTGGGGAAGCGACAGGGTTTATCACCACACTGCGCCGGTGAATATGAACTTTGGGATGCGTGAAGCGCTGCGATTACTTGCGGATGAGGGCCTTGAAAACGCTTGGGATCGTCATCGCTGCAATGCCGAAGTGCTCTGGGCAGGGCTCGAGAGTCTTGGTTTGGAGTTGCATGTACCTGAAGCCTTGCGTTTGCCCACACTCACAACTGTTTGCATTCCTAATGGAGTTGATGGCAATGCCTTCCGTCTGCATTTGCTGAATGAGCACGGCATTGAAATCGGCGGCGGCTTAGGAAGCTTGGCTGGCAAGATCTGGAGGATTGGCTTGATGGGATACAACTCCACCCCTAAAAACGTTGAGCTGTTGCTCAATCTGTTCGAGTCAGAGTTACCTCGTTTTCGTGAAAACGTTGCCGTTGCTGCTTGA
- a CDS encoding ATP-binding protein has protein sequence MVLMPSWSRAASRLLFSVSPQGVAPLFRWADFILPSTLQLTPLLEILLEPVACQDTSYRLQLGLQEALVNAVQHGNCGDPGKSLRVRRIFTPNWMIWQIQDEGIGVPLKARVGCLPAQLEANSGRGMFLIYQCFDDVRWSQRGNRLQLACRRPKSS, from the coding sequence ATGGTCCTGATGCCTTCCTGGTCACGGGCAGCTTCTAGGCTTTTATTCAGCGTTAGCCCCCAGGGGGTGGCCCCGCTGTTTCGTTGGGCTGATTTCATTCTTCCTTCAACCTTGCAGCTCACTCCTTTGCTGGAGATCCTGCTTGAACCTGTTGCCTGTCAGGACACCAGCTATCGCCTACAGCTGGGATTGCAGGAGGCCTTGGTGAACGCAGTGCAACATGGTAATTGCGGAGATCCAGGCAAATCCCTGCGAGTTCGTCGAATCTTTACGCCTAACTGGATGATTTGGCAGATCCAGGATGAAGGGATCGGTGTACCACTCAAAGCTCGAGTTGGTTGCCTTCCAGCTCAACTCGAGGCCAATAGTGGACGTGGAATGTTTCTGATTTATCAGTGTTTTGATGATGTGCGCTGGAGCCAGCGCGGCAATCGCTTACAACTAGCCTGTCGACGTCCCAAAAGCAGTTGA
- the mnmH gene encoding tRNA 2-selenouridine(34) synthase MnmH — protein MSGMGTHTPYSIERFRQANGPVVDVRSPAEFNKGHWPGAINLALFSDEQRAAVGITYKKKGRQQAIKLGLEFTGPKLSGLAEALVNLSRDPTTESEDTSASDLRIYCWRGGMRSASVAWLAGLVDLKPLLLEGGYKSYRRWVLQQFEQTWPLRLLGGRTGTGKTDLLIAMAQRGVAVVNLEGLANHRGSSFGGLGLPPQPSTEHYENLLAECLQRCQNSSADEIWLEAESSQVGRCRIPRALFHQMQMAPVLEINRSLDERVAQLVDVYGQHGRESLQEATQRISRRLGPQRTRQALDAIALGDWDQACRAMLDYYDRCYDYELSRTLQRQSVDLCGLNTTKAAEMLIERELVRSSPKPQLVMDST, from the coding sequence ATGTCAGGAATGGGTACCCATACTCCTTACTCGATCGAAAGATTCCGTCAGGCCAATGGTCCTGTTGTTGACGTTCGCAGCCCAGCTGAATTCAATAAGGGACATTGGCCAGGTGCGATCAACCTTGCTCTCTTCAGCGATGAGCAACGGGCAGCGGTCGGCATCACTTACAAAAAAAAAGGTCGTCAGCAAGCGATCAAGCTGGGTCTTGAGTTCACAGGCCCAAAACTGTCAGGTCTTGCTGAAGCCCTGGTGAATCTCAGCAGAGATCCAACCACTGAATCAGAAGACACCTCTGCATCTGATCTACGCATTTACTGCTGGCGAGGAGGCATGCGCTCTGCGAGTGTTGCTTGGCTAGCGGGTCTTGTGGATCTCAAGCCTTTGCTTCTGGAGGGTGGATACAAGAGCTATCGGCGATGGGTGCTGCAACAATTTGAGCAAACCTGGCCTTTGCGATTACTCGGTGGACGAACAGGCACGGGCAAGACTGATCTACTCATTGCCATGGCACAACGAGGGGTCGCTGTCGTCAACCTTGAAGGTTTGGCGAACCATCGGGGCAGCAGCTTTGGTGGGTTGGGCTTACCCCCACAACCAAGCACTGAACATTACGAAAATCTCCTTGCCGAATGTTTACAGCGCTGTCAAAACAGTTCTGCAGATGAAATCTGGCTGGAAGCGGAAAGTTCACAGGTGGGTCGCTGCAGAATCCCCCGAGCACTTTTCCATCAGATGCAAATGGCACCAGTGCTGGAGATCAACCGTTCACTTGATGAACGGGTTGCTCAACTGGTTGATGTGTATGGCCAGCATGGCCGTGAGTCTTTGCAGGAAGCGACCCAACGCATCAGCCGCCGTTTAGGCCCACAGCGCACACGACAGGCCCTGGATGCAATCGCTCTTGGGGACTGGGACCAAGCCTGTCGAGCCATGTTGGATTACTACGACCGTTGCTATGACTACGAACTAAGCAGGACCCTTCAAAGACAAAGCGTGGATCTTTGCGGACTGAACACAACCAAAGCCGCTGAGATGTTGATTGAACGAGAGCTTGTGAGATCAAGCCCAAAGCCACAGCTGGTTATGGACTCAACGTAA
- a CDS encoding pyridoxal phosphate-dependent decarboxylase family protein, with protein MAGTPQIRPTATLAPFAKPDRFDPELQTFLEQASARLCQWFATASNRGPLPALSALPDVAPQPQGLSVDALLDDLQLVMEGAYQPSHPGALAHLDPPPLTASIAADLICAGLNNNLLAEELSPSLSRLEREMCRWFAERLGLPLTAGGVAASGGSLSNLMAMVIARQQADLQDDPRAVVLASVDAHVSLAKAIRVMGLASDALQTVPVDQKGCMNLDALEHQLKALRAEGRPCLAVVATAGTTVQGAVDPLVAVAELCRREQVWLHVDGAIGGVFALTAATASVVEGISLADSITVNPQKLLGITKTSSLLLVANQSHLASAFSTGLPYMEPAWGDGHGSEIGLQGTRPAEVLKLWLGLRQLGEQGIQCLLEGAIQRRQSLARQLDASRFILLSGPLHLIACTPKNADAYQASVWSLATRQSLLEQQLMVSRPLHHGRHFLKVVLGNPHTQSIHLNRLATLMNQSLLGLR; from the coding sequence TTGGCTGGCACTCCCCAGATAAGGCCGACTGCGACCTTGGCGCCCTTTGCCAAGCCTGACCGTTTCGATCCAGAACTGCAGACTTTTCTGGAGCAGGCCAGTGCTCGACTTTGTCAATGGTTCGCAACAGCAAGCAATCGAGGCCCCTTACCAGCGCTTAGTGCTTTGCCTGATGTAGCGCCGCAGCCTCAAGGTCTTTCAGTTGATGCCTTGCTGGACGATTTGCAGTTGGTGATGGAAGGGGCTTATCAGCCTTCCCATCCAGGTGCTTTGGCTCATCTCGATCCGCCTCCTCTAACGGCATCCATCGCTGCCGATTTGATCTGCGCAGGGCTAAACAACAATCTTTTGGCCGAGGAGTTGTCACCCAGTCTTTCGCGTTTAGAGCGAGAGATGTGCCGCTGGTTTGCTGAGCGCTTGGGGCTGCCGTTGACGGCTGGTGGTGTGGCAGCCAGTGGTGGCAGCCTCAGCAACCTCATGGCGATGGTGATAGCTCGCCAACAGGCAGATCTTCAAGATGATCCCAGGGCAGTGGTGCTTGCAAGTGTCGACGCCCATGTGTCACTCGCTAAGGCCATTCGGGTCATGGGATTGGCTAGCGATGCCTTGCAGACGGTGCCTGTCGATCAAAAGGGCTGCATGAATCTCGATGCCCTAGAGCATCAACTGAAAGCTCTCCGCGCAGAAGGGAGACCATGCTTAGCCGTTGTGGCGACAGCAGGCACGACTGTCCAGGGAGCTGTAGATCCCTTGGTAGCGGTAGCAGAGCTATGCAGACGCGAGCAGGTCTGGTTGCATGTCGATGGAGCCATTGGAGGGGTCTTTGCTCTAACAGCAGCCACTGCTTCTGTGGTTGAAGGAATCTCTCTAGCCGATTCGATCACAGTGAATCCTCAAAAGTTGCTTGGGATCACTAAGACATCATCCCTATTGCTAGTCGCGAACCAATCCCATCTTGCTTCAGCCTTCTCGACTGGCTTGCCCTATATGGAACCAGCCTGGGGAGACGGTCATGGAAGTGAAATTGGCCTTCAAGGAACTCGGCCAGCAGAGGTGCTCAAGCTTTGGTTGGGTCTGCGTCAACTCGGGGAGCAGGGAATTCAGTGCTTGCTGGAGGGGGCCATTCAGCGTCGTCAGTCGCTCGCGCGTCAACTCGATGCATCCAGGTTCATTCTTCTCAGCGGACCATTGCATCTGATTGCCTGTACCCCTAAGAACGCCGATGCATATCAAGCATCAGTCTGGTCATTAGCAACTCGGCAAAGCTTGCTGGAACAGCAGTTGATGGTGTCAAGACCCTTGCATCATGGTCGTCATTTCCTCAAGGTGGTCTTGGGCAACCCCCATACGCAATCGATTCATCTCAATCGGTTGGCAACTCTGATGAATCAATCTTTGCTGGGTTTGCGCTAA
- the glnA gene encoding type I glutamate--ammonia ligase — MGKSPQDVLRQIKDEGIELIDLKFTDLHGKWQHLTVCSDLIDEEAFANGLAFDGSSIRGWKAINESDMDMVPDASTAWIDPFYRHKTLSLICSIREPRSGEPYARCPRALAQKALGYLAGTGLADTAFFGPEPEFFIFDDVRYNSGEGGCFYSVDTIEAPWNSGRIEEGGNLAYKIQLKEGYFPVPPNDTAQDIRSEMLLLMGQLGIPMEKHHHEVAGAGQHELGMKFAELIEAADNVMIYKYIVRNVARKYGKTATFMPKPVFNDNGTGMHVHQSLFKGGQPLFFGEGTYANLSQTARWYIGGILKHAPSFLAFTNPTTNSYKRLVPGFEAPVNLVYSQGNRSAAVRIPLTGPNPKAKRLEFRPGDALANPYLAFSAMMMAGVDGIKNQIDPGDGFDEDLFELPEERLASIPTVPASLNGALEALNADKNYLMEGGVFTEDFIDNWIDIKYEEVQQLRQRPHPHEFTMYYDA; from the coding sequence ATGGGCAAATCACCCCAAGACGTCCTCCGCCAGATCAAGGACGAGGGCATTGAACTGATTGACCTCAAGTTCACTGATCTGCACGGCAAGTGGCAGCATCTCACCGTTTGTTCGGATTTGATTGATGAGGAAGCCTTTGCGAATGGCTTGGCTTTCGATGGATCTTCCATCCGTGGATGGAAGGCCATTAACGAATCAGATATGGATATGGTGCCCGACGCCAGTACGGCCTGGATCGACCCCTTTTATCGCCACAAGACTCTTAGCTTGATCTGTTCCATTCGGGAACCTCGTAGTGGTGAGCCCTATGCCAGATGCCCCAGGGCGCTTGCCCAAAAAGCCCTCGGTTACTTAGCCGGCACCGGCCTGGCCGATACTGCTTTTTTCGGCCCTGAGCCAGAGTTTTTCATCTTTGACGACGTCCGCTACAACTCTGGCGAAGGTGGTTGCTTCTACAGCGTTGACACGATTGAGGCCCCTTGGAATAGCGGTCGCATTGAAGAAGGCGGCAACCTTGCCTACAAGATCCAACTGAAAGAGGGCTACTTTCCGGTTCCACCCAACGACACCGCCCAGGACATCCGTTCCGAAATGCTGCTGCTGATGGGGCAATTAGGAATCCCGATGGAGAAGCACCACCATGAAGTTGCAGGTGCTGGCCAACATGAATTGGGGATGAAGTTCGCTGAGCTGATTGAAGCTGCGGACAACGTGATGATTTACAAGTACATCGTCAGGAATGTTGCACGTAAATACGGCAAAACGGCAACATTTATGCCCAAGCCGGTGTTCAACGACAACGGCACCGGGATGCATGTTCACCAGAGCCTCTTTAAAGGAGGCCAACCCCTGTTCTTTGGAGAAGGCACCTACGCCAACTTGTCACAGACGGCTCGCTGGTATATCGGCGGCATCCTTAAGCATGCTCCCTCCTTCCTGGCTTTCACAAACCCCACAACCAATAGCTACAAGCGTTTGGTGCCAGGTTTTGAAGCTCCTGTAAACCTTGTTTATTCTCAGGGCAATAGGTCTGCAGCTGTTCGCATTCCGCTCACTGGCCCAAACCCGAAAGCTAAGCGTCTTGAATTCCGCCCAGGCGATGCCTTGGCCAATCCTTATCTAGCTTTCAGCGCAATGATGATGGCGGGCGTTGACGGCATTAAAAACCAAATTGACCCTGGCGATGGTTTCGATGAGGATCTATTTGAACTACCAGAAGAACGCCTTGCCAGCATCCCCACAGTGCCAGCTTCACTTAATGGTGCACTCGAAGCGTTAAATGCAGACAAGAACTACCTCATGGAAGGGGGAGTCTTCACTGAAGACTTCATTGACAACTGGATTGACATCAAATACGAAGAGGTGCAGCAATTGCGTCAACGGCCTCATCCCCATGAGTTCACCATGTATTACGACGCATGA
- a CDS encoding DUF6439 family protein: MGIKQAEWPIEVQRQAMDLHAQLSLNDHNWHQQKGDADRRAAELLAGALVQLLQGGERSDVEALTDQSLRWLRRELKAPGCGRD; encoded by the coding sequence ATGGGAATCAAACAAGCTGAGTGGCCAATTGAGGTGCAACGCCAGGCCATGGATCTTCATGCTCAATTAAGCCTCAATGATCACAACTGGCATCAACAAAAAGGAGATGCCGACCGCAGAGCTGCAGAGCTTCTTGCTGGAGCCTTAGTCCAGCTGCTTCAAGGTGGAGAACGCTCTGATGTTGAGGCCCTTACCGATCAAAGCCTGCGTTGGCTAAGGCGCGAACTGAAAGCTCCTGGTTGCGGCAGGGATTAA
- a CDS encoding AI-2E family transporter has translation MNARTLLVALTLVVLALLTWQLRWVLLVLFGAVVLAVALDVLIEKLQDRLSWPRPLSLAVVLVVLLLGGALVFQLLVPELITQVQELGNLVPTLVSKLKSMLVSNPRLMNLEESFAEQFSWDRIQPLGSQLLGVAGGAANSLIQLLLMSLLAVLLALDPVSHRQMVIAATPRPARQEMAELLDQCRLALGGWLAGMTISASSVFVLTWAGLALLKVPLALLSALVCGLLTFVPTIGPTAASLLPLAMALLVSPLLMLQVLLLRLILQNLEAFLLTPLLLRRTVNLLPTVALMAQLSLGALLGLPGVLLALPLVVVLQVGMEQVVVKQIMDRWA, from the coding sequence ATGAATGCCCGCACCCTTCTTGTCGCACTCACTCTGGTGGTGCTGGCTTTGCTCACCTGGCAGCTGCGTTGGGTGTTGTTAGTGCTCTTTGGAGCAGTGGTATTAGCAGTAGCACTTGATGTGCTAATTGAGAAACTTCAGGACCGCCTCTCCTGGCCTCGTCCCCTTTCGCTAGCAGTGGTGCTGGTGGTGCTGCTGCTTGGCGGTGCCTTGGTTTTCCAGCTGCTGGTGCCTGAGTTGATCACCCAGGTTCAAGAGTTGGGCAACCTCGTACCCACCCTGGTGAGCAAGCTGAAATCGATGCTGGTCAGCAACCCGCGACTGATGAATCTGGAAGAGTCTTTTGCCGAACAGTTCAGCTGGGATCGGATCCAACCCTTGGGCTCGCAATTGCTTGGCGTGGCAGGCGGGGCCGCCAACAGCCTGATTCAGTTGTTGTTGATGAGCCTGCTGGCTGTCTTGCTAGCGCTAGACCCTGTATCCCATCGCCAAATGGTGATTGCTGCAACGCCTCGGCCTGCGCGACAGGAGATGGCTGAATTGCTTGATCAATGCCGTTTGGCTCTTGGTGGCTGGCTTGCTGGGATGACGATCTCAGCCAGCAGCGTGTTTGTGCTCACTTGGGCAGGGCTTGCACTGCTCAAGGTTCCTCTGGCCCTATTGAGTGCATTGGTCTGTGGCTTGCTGACCTTCGTCCCCACCATTGGGCCAACGGCCGCCTCACTGCTGCCATTGGCCATGGCCCTGCTTGTTTCACCCCTACTAATGCTGCAAGTTCTGCTATTGCGGCTGATTTTGCAGAATCTTGAGGCGTTTTTGCTCACCCCGCTGTTATTGCGGCGTACGGTCAACCTGCTTCCCACCGTGGCGTTAATGGCTCAACTGAGCTTGGGCGCCTTATTGGGTCTACCAGGGGTGTTGTTGGCTTTGCCACTTGTGGTGGTTTTGCAGGTAGGAATGGAGCAGGTGGTTGTTAAACAGATCATGGATCGTTGGGCGTAA
- a CDS encoding nucleoside deaminase, with protein MQCRCWMLRLLTRAKQLGDFGEVPVSAVVLDADGRCIGHGSNQRHRRRDPLGHAELIALRQAAWLRSDWRFNDCTLIVTLEPCPMCAGALTQARMGQVIFAAHDPKRGGLGSTIHLGEHPSAHHKMRVLGGVMEVEARQQLEAWFKQQRQRFHENEVTLTRTD; from the coding sequence ATGCAATGCCGCTGTTGGATGTTGCGGCTACTGACTCGAGCAAAACAACTTGGCGATTTTGGAGAAGTTCCTGTGAGTGCCGTAGTGCTGGATGCCGATGGCCGCTGTATCGGACATGGCAGCAACCAAAGGCATCGAAGACGTGATCCATTAGGCCATGCAGAACTGATTGCACTCCGACAGGCTGCCTGGCTCAGAAGTGATTGGCGATTTAATGACTGCACCCTGATTGTCACTCTGGAACCCTGCCCGATGTGCGCAGGAGCACTAACACAAGCGCGCATGGGCCAGGTGATCTTTGCTGCACATGACCCCAAACGAGGCGGGCTTGGTAGCACAATCCATCTGGGGGAACACCCCAGTGCACATCATAAAATGCGTGTTCTTGGCGGTGTGATGGAAGTTGAAGCTAGGCAGCAGCTAGAAGCCTGGTTCAAGCAGCAACGGCAACGTTTTCACGAAAACGAGGTAACTCTGACTCGAACAGATTGA
- a CDS encoding AI-2E family transporter, whose translation MKFSQWLALAALMATSVLFWSLREVLIHLFAGIVLAMALCTLVGELRTRKPMPRSMALLICLVALALVVGTATAIVVPPFTEQFHQLLLQLPSAAKELWKLAIGAINQTSAMVYGVDNNKGGWEEQLFANGLNALPDGASLASGVREGLQGLLGLAGNLGSGLVQLLFVLAMSLMVAVQPTAYRDVAISLLPSFYRRRARSILSQCGDALSSWMVGVLISSFCVALLAAIGLSLLGIKLVMANALLAGMLNVIPNVGPTLSTIFPMSVALLDAPWKAVAVLGLYVVIQNLESYVITPSVMHHQVKLLPGLTLTAQFVFTVVFGPLGLLLALPLAVVLQVLIREVVIHDLLDPWKKKRLAP comes from the coding sequence GTGAAATTCTCCCAATGGCTCGCTCTGGCTGCACTGATGGCCACGAGTGTGCTGTTTTGGAGCCTTAGAGAGGTGCTGATCCACCTCTTTGCAGGCATTGTTCTTGCCATGGCTCTCTGCACTCTGGTGGGTGAGCTGCGCACAAGGAAACCCATGCCTCGCAGCATGGCTTTACTGATCTGCTTGGTCGCTCTTGCCCTTGTTGTTGGCACTGCCACAGCAATTGTGGTTCCTCCTTTTACAGAGCAATTCCACCAATTGCTTTTACAACTTCCTTCAGCAGCGAAGGAACTCTGGAAGCTGGCCATCGGCGCCATCAACCAAACCTCTGCAATGGTCTACGGAGTTGACAACAACAAGGGTGGCTGGGAAGAACAGCTGTTTGCAAATGGGTTAAACGCATTGCCAGATGGTGCAAGCTTGGCCTCAGGAGTGAGGGAAGGCCTGCAAGGCCTTCTAGGCCTTGCAGGCAACCTCGGCAGCGGCTTGGTGCAACTCCTGTTTGTGTTGGCAATGAGCTTGATGGTGGCGGTGCAACCGACGGCATACAGAGATGTAGCCATCTCGTTATTGCCTTCGTTTTATAGGCGACGAGCCCGCTCGATCCTGAGCCAATGCGGAGATGCGCTGAGCAGCTGGATGGTGGGTGTACTGATCAGTTCCTTTTGTGTGGCCCTGCTTGCCGCAATCGGCCTTTCACTACTTGGGATCAAGCTGGTGATGGCGAATGCCTTGCTTGCTGGGATGCTCAACGTGATCCCAAATGTAGGGCCTACCTTGAGCACGATCTTTCCGATGTCGGTAGCGCTGCTTGATGCACCCTGGAAAGCAGTCGCTGTGCTTGGGCTCTATGTGGTGATTCAGAACCTGGAAAGTTATGTGATCACTCCATCAGTGATGCATCACCAGGTGAAATTGTTGCCCGGGCTGACTCTCACAGCCCAGTTTGTCTTCACAGTGGTGTTTGGTCCTCTTGGCCTGCTGTTGGCGCTGCCACTCGCTGTCGTGCTGCAAGTGTTGATTCGCGAGGTGGTCATCCACGATTTGCTTGATCCCTGGAAGAAAAAGCGATTGGCGCCATGA
- a CDS encoding DUF3104 domain-containing protein, with protein MAGPAAIEATRNHSTRQSAIAIARTDASAWSRLASLARAAEVGPGFLPEESIFLAVTCGDVVIVQDNQRHAPESWWMGEVIHIVSGARGPDPSLFQVACIDTGVIKTVNADQVTKVVRSVRSQHQQNECISER; from the coding sequence ATGGCTGGGCCTGCGGCAATCGAAGCAACCCGCAATCACTCAACCAGGCAAAGCGCGATAGCCATCGCTAGAACAGATGCATCAGCATGGAGCAGGTTGGCGTCGCTAGCGAGGGCCGCAGAAGTAGGACCAGGCTTTTTGCCAGAGGAATCAATCTTCCTTGCAGTTACCTGTGGAGATGTGGTGATTGTTCAAGACAATCAACGGCATGCGCCTGAGAGTTGGTGGATGGGAGAAGTGATTCATATTGTCTCTGGAGCTAGAGGTCCTGACCCGTCTCTATTTCAGGTCGCTTGCATTGATACTGGTGTAATCAAAACCGTCAATGCTGATCAAGTCACGAAGGTGGTCCGATCAGTGAGATCTCAACATCAACAAAACGAATGCATCAGCGAGAGGTGA
- a CDS encoding GUN4 domain-containing protein codes for MISGPPPSTNQSVEELLERFTSGSKRQRLSLVPTIEERAEELAALAQAALASFDPDGDDWAAGWILQVFQRHQPQVLPSLLSSESSGWFSTPSAVGIDYEPLQRDLLAENFEEADRFTSATLRKLAGPGAEQRGYVYFSEVHAINGLDLVTIDRLWTAYSQGRFGFTTQARLLNALDGRYHSLWARIGWKQDGTWTRYPGSFTWSLSAPEGHMPLINQLRGVRLMDAVLHHPSLAARR; via the coding sequence ATGATCTCCGGTCCCCCCCCCTCCACCAACCAGAGCGTTGAAGAACTACTGGAACGATTCACCAGTGGTTCAAAGCGTCAACGGCTCAGCTTGGTGCCAACGATTGAAGAACGGGCAGAAGAGCTGGCTGCATTAGCTCAAGCAGCTCTTGCCTCTTTTGACCCAGACGGAGACGACTGGGCTGCAGGATGGATTCTGCAAGTTTTTCAGCGTCATCAGCCGCAGGTTTTACCCAGCCTGTTGAGCAGTGAGTCGAGTGGCTGGTTCTCGACCCCATCAGCAGTGGGGATCGACTATGAGCCTTTGCAACGTGACCTACTAGCCGAAAACTTTGAGGAGGCTGATCGCTTCACCAGTGCAACGCTGCGCAAGCTCGCAGGACCTGGAGCCGAGCAGCGCGGTTATGTGTACTTCAGTGAGGTGCATGCGATCAATGGCCTCGACCTGGTCACAATCGATCGTCTCTGGACTGCCTATTCACAAGGAAGGTTTGGGTTTACGACCCAAGCGCGCTTGCTGAACGCTCTCGATGGCAGGTATCACAGCCTTTGGGCTCGTATTGGATGGAAACAGGATGGAACATGGACACGTTATCCAGGCTCCTTTACCTGGTCTCTCTCTGCCCCTGAGGGGCATATGCCTTTAATTAATCAGTTACGGGGTGTGCGCTTAATGGATGCGGTGCTGCATCATCCATCACTTGCAGCCCGCCGTTAG
- the psb28 gene encoding photosystem II reaction center protein Psb28 translates to MANANKTAAIQFTRGVDEPVVPDIKLTRSSDGRTGRALFVFDQPEIMAPETWAGITGMFMIDEEGELVTREVNARFVNGKPSALEVTYIWKSEADFERFMRFAKRYAACNGLGYSQN, encoded by the coding sequence ATGGCTAACGCGAACAAAACTGCGGCAATTCAGTTCACACGTGGTGTTGATGAACCTGTCGTTCCTGACATCAAACTGACACGCAGTAGTGACGGCCGTACCGGCAGAGCTCTTTTTGTCTTTGATCAGCCAGAGATCATGGCCCCGGAAACATGGGCAGGTATCACCGGCATGTTCATGATCGACGAAGAAGGCGAACTCGTGACACGTGAGGTGAATGCACGTTTTGTTAATGGCAAACCAAGCGCACTTGAAGTCACCTACATCTGGAAATCAGAAGCGGATTTTGAACGCTTCATGCGATTTGCTAAACGCTATGCAGCTTGCAACGGTCTGGGCTACTCCCAAAACTAA